CCGGTAGCAGCGCCATGGCGGCCCCGGAGAGTCGGCCAAGGGGGCTCGAAACAGAGATGAACATGGAATTTTCGCTCCTCAATCTTCCAGCAGCAACAGCCGCTTAAGCCGCTCACTGTCGACAGGCGTGGCCAACGGCGCCTCCGGCCCCGGGGGGAGGCCGCCGGTACCCAGTGCCACCAGCGCGCTGGCCTCTTCGATACTCCCAATCTGGCACTGGTCGCTCAGGAGCGCATTCCTATCCTCAAAGGGCGTGCGCAGCGGCACCAGGGTGGCGGTGATGTCGAAATCAGGCGTGGCCATTGCGATATCGCCCTGCACCCCCATAGGCGCGGCGGCCTGGATGACATTCTGACCGCTGCCGGGAATGAAGACCTGACGCTCATTGCCGCCGATCTCGATCTGGTCGTAACTGGCGATCAGTGCCTGAGCGCCGATGCGGATGTCCCCGCCGCTAGCATCGGCTGCGGCGGTGTTGGCCTGAATGAAGCCGCCGTCGAGGATGAGTTGTTTGGGTGCCAGGTCAATATCGCCACCGTTGCCGAGCAGTCCCTCAGCCGAGGTGGTGATCTGGCTGTCTTTGAGCCATAGGAAGCCGCCTGCGATCAGGATTGGTCCGGCATCGGCGGCTAGGGACTCTGTGGAGATGCGGCTGTCGTTGGCAAGCTGCATCGTGTCGGCATCAATGGCCATGGTGGCGGCGGGCATCTGCCCCGTGCTTGTGGCGCTGATCTCGCTGTCGTTCAGCTCCAAATGGCCCGCGTTAACCTGAATCCGGCGAGTCTCGGATGCGGATACGTCAAGCATCAAGGGAGCGGACGCCGATGGATTGCGCGATTCGATTGAAATGAGCGACCCCTCGCGCAGGCTCAAGTTCAGGGCGTTGACCGCGACATTACCAACTTGGCCGGTGGCTTCTCTTGTGGCCTCACTAAAAAACCCGCCGTTGGACATCATGATACCCTCGGCGGATACGTTGACGGATCCGGCGTTGCCTTCGGCGAAGGTGCTGCTGAAAATTACCGCGCCATTCAGCACCTCGAGAAGATCGGCGACCACCAGCTTGACGCTGCCGGCATCGCCGCTGGAGTCTGGCTGGGCCGAGCTGGAGAGACCGGTGAATAGCTCCAGCCCGCCGCCGTCCAGGCGCGCGGCGCCGGCAGCGATGTCCAGACTCCCGGCGTTGCCTCCGGCGAAGGTACCGCTGGAAATTTCCGCGCCATTCAGCACCTCGAGAAGATCGGCGACCACCAGCTTGACGCTGCCGGCATCGCCGCTGGAGTCGGGCTGGGCCGAGCTGGTGAGACCGGTGAATAGCTCCAGCCCGCCGCCGTCCAGGCGCGCGGCGCCGGCAGCGATGTCCAGACTCCCGGCGTTGCCTTCGGCGAAGGTACTGCTGGAAATTTGCGCGCCATTCAGCACCTCGAGAAGATCGGCGATCACCAGCTTGACGCTGCCGGCATCGCCGCTGGAGTTGCGATTGGCACCGCTGGCGAGAACGGTGAATTGGCCCTCCAGCCCGCCGCCGTCCAGGCGCGCGGCGCCGGCGGCGATGTCCAGACTCCCGGCGTTGCCTTCGGCGAAGGTACCGCTGAAAATTACCGCGCCATTCAGCACCTCGAGAAGATCTGCCACCACCAGCTTGACGCTGCCGGCATCGCCGCTGGAGCCGGGCTGGGCCGAGCTGGCGAGACCGGTGGATAGCCCCAGCCCGCCGCCGTCCAGGCACGCGGCGCCGGCAGCGATGTCCAGACTCCCGGCGTTGCCTTCGGCGAAGGTACTGCTGGAAATTTGCGCGCCATTCAGCACCTCGAGAAGATCGGCCACCACCAGCTTGACGCTGCCCGCATCGCCGCTGGAGTCGGACTCGGCGGAGCTAGTGAGACCGGTGAATAGGTCCAGCCCACCGTCGTCCAGGCGCGCGGCGCCGGCGGCGATGTCCAGACCCCCGGCGTTGCCTTCGGCGAAGGTACTGCTGGAAATTTCCGCGCCCTTCAGCACCTCGAGAAGATCGGCGACCACCAGCTTGACGCTGCCGGCATCGCCGCTGGAGTCGGGCTGGGCCGAGCTGGTGAGACCGGTGAATAGCTCCAGCCCGCCGCCGTCCAGGCGCGCGGCGCCGGCAGCGATGTCCAGACTCCCGGCGTTGCCTTCGGCGAAGGTATCGCTGGAAATTTTCGCGCCATTCAGCACCTCGAGAAGATCTGCCACCACCAGCTTGACGCTGCCGGCATCGCCGCTGGAGTCGGGCTGGGCCGAGCTGAGGAGACCGGTGAATTGGCCCTCCAGTCCGCCGTCGTCCAGGCGCGCGGCGCCGGCGGCGATGTCCAGACCCCCGGCGTTGCCTTCGGCGAAGGTACTGCTGGAAATTACCGCGCCGTTCAGCACCTCGAGAAGATCGGCCACCACCAGCTTGACGCTGCCGGCATCGCCTTCGGCATAGGCGTCGCTTGCAATCTGAGCGCCATTGTCCAGATACATTTGGCCGGCCCGCACCCATACCTGACCACCCCGTCCGGCGGCGGTGTCGGTATACAACCAGCTTCCAAGAATCTCAAAGGCGCCGCCGAAATTTGCGCTGATCCCGCCCGTGGCATCCCTCTCCCCCTGGTTCTCTGCGATCAGTAGCGCGTTGGTCAAAGACGCCTGACCCGCTTTCAATACAATCAGCCCGCCGCCGTCGCCGCTGGTATCGAGATCGGCATCGGCGATCGCGAGCTGGCCCAGATGGGGAAGGCCTGGAGCCAGGCTCGGATCGGCAGGGGGCGCCGGTGGGTCGATCAGCACGGCGGTCGCGGTCGCGCCCAAGGCTTCGAGCCGCAGGGTGCCGCCGGGAGCGGCCAAGCTGGCCAGCTGTTCCCCGCTGCCCTGGATGCCGATGTCGCCGGCGCTCAGGCTCAATGTTTCGCTAGGCTGGACCTGAAGCTGACTGCCGTTGAGGTGAAGATTGGCCGCCGGTTGCTGGCCCAAGAATCCGAATGCCTCGGGCGCTGCCATGGTCAGCGTGCTGGCACCGGGCTCGCTGGCGGAGAAGCGGCTGCCGTCCTGGAAGCGCAATTCATCGGCGGTGCTAACGTGCAGCGAGGCCGGCACATCGACAGTCGCGTTTGGTCCCATCACCACACCCGAGGGGTTGATCAGAAATACATCGGCCTGGCCGACCTCGGAGCGAAGGGCACCGTCGATGTTGGAGGCTTGACCGCCAGTAACCCGACCGATGACGTTCTGGATGTTGTCCGGACCGGTAAAGGTCGCGCTTTGGTCGGTCGGAATGTTGAACTGCTGAAAGCTGTGAAAGAGGTTGTTGCCATGCGTCTTGCCGAGTTCGGCGCCGATCTGCATGTCCGGGCCCTTGAGGTCTAGCCGGGGGCCCATCGAGCCATCGGTGGCGATGTCGGCGCGCGCGAGAGCGGTGGTGATGCTCAGGAACAAGACGGTTAGGCACGCGGGGCGCAATTGGCGAAGGAAGGAGGCCATAGCGGCAAATCCTAGTTGGGGTCAATGTTGTATTCAAAATATATTCGATTTGCCTTGATGCAGTATGTATGAAGGCAGCGTCTTGGCCGTTTTCAAAGAGTTTCCGATGCCTGAGACCATCTCTGGTACCCGTGAGTTTGAAGGCGTGTATGCTTTGCCCATGGCTCGAACTTGATCACATTAATCGCCAGTTCCGAGCAGGCGATTCAGCCTTTCCTTATCTATCGCCACGCCTGCAGGATCTCCAGCACCGGCGGGCACTCCGCCTGAACCCAGCGCCACCAGCGTGCTGGCATTGCGGATATCCGCAACTTGGCACAGGTTGCTCAAGATGGTATCCGGATTCCCAAAGGGCGTGCGCAGCGGCACCAGTGTGGCGGTGATGTCCAGTTCCGGGGTGGCGAGTGTAATGGCGCCCTGTACCCCCATGGGCGCGGCGGCCTGGATGACATTCTGACCGCTGCCGGGAATGAAGACCTGACGCTCATTGCCGCCGATCTCGATCTGGTCGTAACTGGCGATCAGTGCCTGAGCGCCGATGCGGATGTCCCCGCCGCTAGCATCGGCTGCGGCGGTGTTGGCCTGAATGAAGCCGCCGTCGAGGATGAGTTGTTTGGGTGCCAGGTCAATATCGCCGCCGTCGCCGAGCAGTCCCTCGGCTGAAGTGGTGATCTGGCTGTCTTTCAGCCATAGGTAGCCGCCGGCGATCTGGATTGGTCCGGCGTCGGCCAGTTGCGACTCGGTCGTGACCCGGCTGTTGTTCGTCAATTGGGCGGTATTGGCGGAGAGAGTGATAGTGGCTGCTGGGAGATTATTCGTGCTTTGGGCATCGATTAGGCTGTCGTTCATCATCAGATGGCTGGTCTTGAGGTGTAGTTCTTGACCGCCTGTTGGTTTTGGATCGCCATATAAAGCACTCTGGAGCGAGGCGATTGTAAGGCGGGCATTGCCGGACAGATGAATGGAGTCGGAGTCAATGAATAGACTGCCGGTCAAGCCGCTCGCTTCTGGAGCAGCAATATTGCCAATCACTGCTTCATGTACCTCGATCTCCCGGCTCCGAATTCGAGTTTCCCCGGCATCTCCATCTCCGAAGGTGCTGGCTGATATCTGGGCATTGTTGCGCAGGTTAAGAGATTCCGATATCCACACGCTGATATTTCCACCGTCACCAGTCGAGCCAAAATCGGCCTGGCTGTTGATGCCTGTTGATTGATCTGTGAGCATTCGCCCATCAATATCTGCGCTGGTGGCAGATATGTCGATATTTCCCGCTTTTCCACTATCGAACGTATTGGTCGAAATCTGAGCACCATTGGCAATGACGAGTTGACCATCTATCTGAATCGCTAAATCACCAGCATTGCCGCTCGAGCCGACATTTGCGACACTTCCGATGCCGGTTGATTGGCCGGATAATGCTCCGTCGTCCAGTATGAGATTGCCGGCATGGATTCGAATATCGCCGGCATTACCGATGGAATAGGTGCTGTTAGAGATCACTGCGCCGTTAAGCACCTCAAGTGCGCCAGCCACTCGCAAGTCCAAGGTGCCCGCTCTACCGGCCGAGCCGAGTTCGGCGGTACTCCCGATACCGGTCGAGAACCCAGAAATTCCGCCATTGTCGAGCCGCATGGAGCCGGTGCGGATTGCGATTTGACCGGCATCGCCCTCCGAGAAGGTGGCCGTGGAGATTTTTCCGCCATTGAGCACTTCGAGCGATCTTGCCACTTGCAGCTGAATGGTGCCCGCGGCGCCCAGGGATCCCGCCTCCGCTTGGCTGACCACTTCGGTTCGATCTTCACTGCCAGCGCGGTCGATGCACATTGCAGATGCGTCGATTTGCACGCTGCCACCATCGCCTGCCCCGAAAGTGTTGCTGGAAATGAGCGCGCCCCGAAGCAGATCAATGTTCGCATCCGGACCGATAATTGCAATACCACCGGCGTTACCGGCCGCGAAGGTGCTGCTCGATATTTCACTATCCCCTACCATCTCGATCAGTCTTCCGACGCGGATGAAGACATTGCCAGCGTCGCCAGTGCCAGCGTTTGCCTGGCTGGCGATGCCGGTCACTCGGTCTTCGAGACCGAAACCGTTCATGGCAACAACGTCGGCCTCAAGGCGGACATCGCCCGCGTTTCCAGATCCGAAGGTACCGCTGAAGATAGACGCACCGCCGAGGATTTCGATTGTGTCGGTCACGCTGGCGACAATGCCGCCGGCTTGTCCGCTCGAGCCTGGATTGGCGATGCTCGCCAGACCGGTGAATTGGCCGGGGGCGTCCTGGCCGTTCAGATAGATCGAGTCAGCCCGAATTTGCAACGGTTGTGCATCACCTGACGCACTGGTGTCGCTCGCGATGAATGCCCCATTGCGAATGTCCAGCAACGCTCCGACTTCGATAAATACTGGACCGGACTCAGCGTACCCGAAAGTTGTGCTTTGAATGGCGCTACCGTTCGTTAGCGTTAGACCTTCAGTCGTCAGGATTTCAACACCGCCGGCGGCGGCGATTGCATTGACCGAATCAGGGGCTGTGCTGCCGATGAAATCGCTGGTGAGAAACGCATTGTCGAGCTGCAAGTTCTTCGCGTGAATTTGAAGTCTGGTACCGATCGCCGAGCCCGCGTTATCAGCGAACACCAGGGACTCGTCGAGGCGGAGAAGGCCATTGATGGCCATGAAAATTCCGCCGTTTGCATCGGCTGTGCCTTGATGTTCGGCGATGATTAGGGCCGAGTTCAATGAAGCGTTGCCCGCGTTCAAATAAATCGAGCCACCGTCGTCGCTGCTTGTTTCGATTCTGGCCTGATTAACGTTAAGCTTGCCTGAAACCGACGTGTTGCTGTTTTTTGTTTCGAGCGATAATTCAGTATCCTGCTTGCCAACTGCATCGATCTGAATTCGCCCCCCTTCGATATTGATTTCGGACGGTTTTCCGCCTTGAGTGCCAATCTCAATGTCGTTGCCTGACAGTGATAGCGTTGCTTGGGGGCGGAGACTTAGCGTGGCGCCGTTAATGCTGAGATTTCCCGTTGGTCCTCGGTTGAGGAAGCCGAATGCCTCGGGCGCTGCCATGGTCAGCGTGCTGGCACCGGGCTCGCTGGCGGAGAAGCGGCTGCCGTCCTGGAAGCGCAATTCATCGGCGGTGCTAACGTGCAGCGAGGCCGGCACATCGACAGTCGCGTTTGGTCCCATCACCACACCCGAGGGGTTGATCAGAAATACATCGGCCTGGCCGACCTCGGAGCGCAGGGCACCGTCGATCTCGGAGACCTGACCGCCGGTGACCCGACCGATGACGTTCTGGATGTTATCCGGACCGGTAAAAGTCGCGCTTTGGTCAGCCTGGATGTTGAACTGCTGAAAGCTGTGAAAGAGGTTATTGCCATGCGTCTTGCCGAGTTCGGCGCCGATCTGCATGTTCGGGCCGCTCAACTCCACCATGGGCCCCAGGGAGCCATCGGTGGCGATGTCGGCGCTGACCGTTGTGGTGACGGCCAGCAAGCAGATACTGGCGATCAGCGCGGGTGGATTCAGGCAAAGGGAAACGAGAAGTAATCGGGGCATGGTGATTTCTCTTTTATTGCCGCAGCGCTGGTCTCGCCGGTTGAAGGAGAATTAGGTAGAGATGGTCAATCTGGCGCGCGCAATAACCGCTCCAGGCGCTCGCTGGTCAATGTCGGTTGGGATGGTGCTGTCGCGTCCAGGGGCAGACCGCCGCGTCCGAGGGCGATGAGGTGGCTTCTGTTATCGGTTGCTACAACCCGACAAAGATCATCAAGAATGGCATCCGGGTGCTGAAAAGGCGTTCTTAATGGGACCAAGGAAGCGGTAATGTCCAGGTCCGGCGTGGCTATTGCAATATCGCCCTGGATGCCGAACGGTGCGGCGGCCTGGATGACATTGCGTCCGCTGCCGCTGACGAATTCCGCGCGCTCCTGACCGCCGATCTCGACCGCGTCCAGGCTGGCGATGAGCGCTTCGCTGCCGATCACGATGTCCCCGCCCTTGGCGCCCGCCGCGGCTGTGTTGGCCTGGATGAAGCCACCCTCGAGAATCAACTGCTTGGAATCCAGCTCAATGTTGCCACCATCTCCTTGAGTCCCGAAGGCCGTGGTTGTGATGGCGCTGTTGCTGAGCCAAAGCCAGCCGCCAGCGATGCGGATAGGCCCAGCGTCGGCGGCGGCGGAGCTTGTGGATACTACGCTTTGGTTTTGAAGTTGCATTTGTCCGGCGCTAATGCCGATCGAGCTGGCGGGAACATTGCCGAGGCTGACTCCGGAGACCCAGCTGAAATCGAGCGATAGGCTTTCGGTGTCGATCCGAATTCCGTTATCCGGGATGGCTCCAAGACGCTCATCTGGAACCTGTGCCAAGCTGGCGACGGTGATCGAACCGAAGCCGCTCAAGCGGATATCGGTGGCGGCTATTTCGATGGAGCCAGCGAGTCCACTCGAGCCGCTGATTGCGCTGGATTCGATACCTGTAATTTCA
Above is a genomic segment from Thiorhodovibrio litoralis containing:
- a CDS encoding two-partner secretion domain-containing protein; its protein translation is MASFLRQLRPACLTVLFLSITTALARADIATDGSMGPRLDLKGPDMQIGAELGKTHGNNLFHSFQQFNIPTDQSATFTGPDNIQNVIGRVTGGQASNIDGALRSEVGQADVFLINPSGVVMGPNATVDVPASLHVSTADELRFQDGSRFSASEPGASTLTMAAPEAFGFLGQQPAANLHLNGSQLQVQPSETLSLSAGDIGIQGSGEQLASLAAPGGTLRLEALGATATAVLIDPPAPPADPSLAPGLPHLGQLAIADADLDTSGDGGGLIVLKAGQASLTNALLIAENQGERDATGGISANFGGAFEILGSWLYTDTAAGRGGQVWVRAGQMYLDNGAQIASDAYAEGDAGSVKLVVADLLEVLNGAVISSSTFAEGNAGGLDIAAGAARLDDGGLEGQFTGLLSSAQPDSSGDAGSVKLVVADLLEVLNGAKISSDTFAEGNAGSLDIAAGAARLDGGGLELFTGLTSSAQPDSSGDAGSVKLVVADLLEVLKGAEISSSTFAEGNAGGLDIAAGAARLDDGGLDLFTGLTSSAESDSSGDAGSVKLVVADLLEVLNGAQISSSTFAEGNAGSLDIAAGAACLDGGGLGLSTGLASSAQPGSSGDAGSVKLVVADLLEVLNGAVIFSGTFAEGNAGSLDIAAGAARLDGGGLEGQFTVLASGANRNSSGDAGSVKLVIADLLEVLNGAQISSSTFAEGNAGSLDIAAGAARLDGGGLELFTGLTSSAQPDSSGDAGSVKLVVADLLEVLNGAEISSGTFAGGNAGSLDIAAGAARLDGGGLELFTGLSSSAQPDSSGDAGSVKLVVADLLEVLNGAVIFSSTFAEGNAGSVNVSAEGIMMSNGGFFSEATREATGQVGNVAVNALNLSLREGSLISIESRNPSASAPLMLDVSASETRRIQVNAGHLELNDSEISATSTGQMPAATMAIDADTMQLANDSRISTESLAADAGPILIAGGFLWLKDSQITTSAEGLLGNGGDIDLAPKQLILDGGFIQANTAAADASGGDIRIGAQALIASYDQIEIGGNERQVFIPGSGQNVIQAAAPMGVQGDIAMATPDFDITATLVPLRTPFEDRNALLSDQCQIGSIEEASALVALGTGGLPPGPEAPLATPVDSERLKRLLLLED
- a CDS encoding two-partner secretion domain-containing protein — protein: MPRLLLVSLCLNPPALIASICLLAVTTTVSADIATDGSLGPMVELSGPNMQIGAELGKTHGNNLFHSFQQFNIQADQSATFTGPDNIQNVIGRVTGGQVSEIDGALRSEVGQADVFLINPSGVVMGPNATVDVPASLHVSTADELRFQDGSRFSASEPGASTLTMAAPEAFGFLNRGPTGNLSINGATLSLRPQATLSLSGNDIEIGTQGGKPSEINIEGGRIQIDAVGKQDTELSLETKNSNTSVSGKLNVNQARIETSSDDGGSIYLNAGNASLNSALIIAEHQGTADANGGIFMAINGLLRLDESLVFADNAGSAIGTRLQIHAKNLQLDNAFLTSDFIGSTAPDSVNAIAAAGGVEILTTEGLTLTNGSAIQSTTFGYAESGPVFIEVGALLDIRNGAFIASDTSASGDAQPLQIRADSIYLNGQDAPGQFTGLASIANPGSSGQAGGIVASVTDTIEILGGASIFSGTFGSGNAGDVRLEADVVAMNGFGLEDRVTGIASQANAGTGDAGNVFIRVGRLIEMVGDSEISSSTFAAGNAGGIAIIGPDANIDLLRGALISSNTFGAGDGGSVQIDASAMCIDRAGSEDRTEVVSQAEAGSLGAAGTIQLQVARSLEVLNGGKISTATFSEGDAGQIAIRTGSMRLDNGGISGFSTGIGSTAELGSAGRAGTLDLRVAGALEVLNGAVISNSTYSIGNAGDIRIHAGNLILDDGALSGQSTGIGSVANVGSSGNAGDLAIQIDGQLVIANGAQISTNTFDSGKAGNIDISATSADIDGRMLTDQSTGINSQADFGSTGDGGNISVWISESLNLRNNAQISASTFGDGDAGETRIRSREIEVHEAVIGNIAAPEASGLTGSLFIDSDSIHLSGNARLTIASLQSALYGDPKPTGGQELHLKTSHLMMNDSLIDAQSTNNLPAATITLSANTAQLTNNSRVTTESQLADAGPIQIAGGYLWLKDSQITTSAEGLLGDGGDIDLAPKQLILDGGFIQANTAAADASGGDIRIGAQALIASYDQIEIGGNERQVFIPGSGQNVIQAAAPMGVQGAITLATPELDITATLVPLRTPFGNPDTILSNLCQVADIRNASTLVALGSGGVPAGAGDPAGVAIDKERLNRLLGTGD